A genomic segment from Saprospiraceae bacterium encodes:
- a CDS encoding bile acid:sodium symporter family protein: MDTIDSISINFNPQQLGLLNLCLGFLVFGVALDLKIVHFKALIREPKAAVVGILSQLLMLPILTLFLIFIFQPPISIALGMALVAACPGGNVSNYAVHLAQANTALSITLTAVSTLAAILVTPLYFVLLTRFIPGTETISSTLQLQPLDMLWTMVELIVIPLCIGMGMAHQWPGLTNRIHRVVKGLSMAIFLGFVVVAAFSNWENIVNYLHLVFLIVFVHNTVALLAGYGFAKINHLSEKDARTVAIETGIQNSGLGLILIFNFFDGLGGMAMIAAWWGIWHLVSAFTLAMWWSRKGNKVQEKLI, translated from the coding sequence ATGGACACCATCGATAGCATCAGCATCAACTTCAATCCTCAACAACTGGGATTACTAAACCTTTGTTTGGGCTTTCTGGTATTTGGCGTAGCGCTTGACCTTAAAATAGTCCATTTCAAAGCCTTGATTCGGGAACCGAAAGCTGCGGTGGTGGGCATCCTTTCTCAATTATTAATGCTGCCGATACTTACCCTTTTCCTTATTTTTATTTTTCAACCCCCAATCAGTATAGCCTTAGGAATGGCACTTGTGGCGGCCTGTCCGGGCGGCAATGTATCTAATTATGCCGTTCACCTTGCCCAAGCCAATACGGCCCTTTCTATCACCTTAACGGCCGTTTCTACTTTGGCCGCTATATTGGTTACCCCTTTATATTTTGTTCTCCTAACTCGGTTTATTCCAGGAACGGAGACCATCAGCAGCACCCTACAATTACAACCGCTCGATATGCTTTGGACGATGGTAGAATTGATCGTAATCCCCTTGTGCATCGGTATGGGGATGGCGCACCAATGGCCTGGTCTGACCAATCGTATCCATCGAGTGGTCAAAGGGCTTTCTATGGCTATTTTCCTGGGGTTTGTGGTGGTGGCCGCCTTTTCTAATTGGGAAAATATCGTCAATTACCTGCATCTCGTTTTTCTGATCGTTTTTGTGCACAATACCGTCGCCCTGCTGGCAGGCTATGGTTTTGCTAAAATCAATCATTTATCTGAAAAGGACGCCCGAACCGTTGCTATTGAAACCGGCATCCAAAATTCGGGCTTAGGGCTCATCCTTATTTTTAATTTCTTTGACGGCCTAGGAGGAATGGCGATGATCGCTGCCTGGTGGGGTATCTGGCACCTGGTTTCCGCCTTCACCCTTGCCATGTGGTGGAGCAGGAAAGGGAATAAGGTCCAGGAAAAGCTTATATAA
- a CDS encoding glycoside hydrolase family 3 N-terminal domain-containing protein, producing the protein MDRLIEDLLSQMSVAEKVGQMTQLTIDTIAEGEPYDLNFPLEINAEKLQKVVVDYHVGSILNVGPLAHTCDRWRQILTQIQESTARTRLKIPLLYGIDSIHGANYVQGSTLFPQQLGLAASWNLELVAQMGEISAYETRAAGIPWAFSPVLDLGRNQVWPRLWESFGEDVHLTTAMGLALLKGMQGSQIGHPYKVAACLKHFLGYGVPLSGKDRTPAYIPERQLLEYHVPAFAQAISAGAASVMINSGEINGIPVHANPAILTTLLREKLGFKGVAMTDWEDIQYLHTRHRIAKDQKEAVRLAIMAGIDMSMVPLDFSFTEYLIELVEEGVISEERINTSVRRILQLKFDLGLFEQMVFPPDHYPNFGGEAFKLNCLEAARESLVLCKNENNILPLKKGQTILVTGPTANSLRSLNGGWTYSWQGELMDELDLPYASVYRALQSTFGVDNVLYEPGTDIQEVIDIEAAVKAAELADTIVLCLGESSYTEFFGNIDDLSLDKVQVELANALAATGKPMVLIMLEGRPRLISQLVDKVAAVVVGFCPGNEGGQAVADLLIGAFSPSGKLPITYPKHPNGLSNYDYKYAENLDLQGMKGGFNPQFEFGFGLSYTTFAYENLRLSQSQGGTSKVLEVQVDVLNTGTRMGKEVVQLYLSDLYASITPSIKRLKAFQKVSLAPGERQTLSFTLSQADLSFVGVDNQWIMEAGAFKVEIGGLTARFELQPAKVLVLN; encoded by the coding sequence ATGGATCGCTTGATCGAAGACTTGTTGAGCCAAATGAGTGTGGCGGAAAAAGTGGGGCAAATGACACAATTAACCATTGATACCATTGCGGAAGGTGAGCCATACGACCTTAATTTTCCACTTGAGATAAATGCAGAAAAACTTCAAAAGGTAGTTGTCGATTATCATGTGGGTTCCATTCTGAATGTAGGACCCTTGGCACACACCTGTGATCGTTGGCGGCAAATACTGACGCAAATCCAAGAAAGTACAGCCCGTACCCGTTTGAAGATTCCCCTTTTATACGGCATCGATTCTATCCATGGCGCCAATTACGTGCAGGGGAGTACCCTGTTCCCTCAGCAACTTGGTCTTGCCGCCTCATGGAACCTGGAATTGGTTGCCCAAATGGGGGAAATAAGCGCTTACGAAACCAGGGCGGCGGGTATTCCCTGGGCTTTTTCTCCCGTTTTGGACTTGGGGCGCAACCAGGTCTGGCCCAGGTTGTGGGAGTCTTTTGGCGAAGATGTACATTTGACCACAGCGATGGGTTTAGCTTTGCTAAAAGGTATGCAAGGTAGCCAAATTGGTCACCCCTACAAAGTAGCAGCCTGCCTCAAACACTTTTTGGGATATGGGGTGCCTTTGAGTGGTAAAGATCGTACACCCGCCTATATTCCGGAAAGGCAATTGTTGGAATACCATGTTCCTGCTTTTGCCCAAGCCATTTCGGCCGGCGCCGCTTCCGTTATGATCAACTCAGGAGAGATTAACGGTATTCCCGTTCATGCCAATCCTGCCATTTTAACCACCTTATTACGAGAAAAACTAGGTTTCAAAGGCGTAGCTATGACGGATTGGGAAGATATTCAGTATTTGCATACGCGCCATCGCATTGCCAAAGACCAGAAAGAAGCCGTGCGACTCGCCATTATGGCTGGCATAGATATGAGTATGGTGCCCCTGGATTTTTCATTTACCGAATACTTGATTGAATTAGTAGAAGAAGGCGTCATTTCAGAAGAGCGTATCAATACCTCTGTACGTCGAATCCTGCAATTGAAGTTTGACTTGGGTTTGTTTGAACAAATGGTATTCCCTCCCGATCACTACCCCAATTTTGGCGGAGAAGCGTTTAAACTTAATTGCCTGGAAGCTGCCCGTGAGTCCTTGGTATTATGTAAAAATGAAAACAATATTCTCCCCTTAAAGAAAGGGCAAACTATTTTGGTGACCGGCCCAACGGCCAATTCCCTCAGGAGCCTCAATGGCGGTTGGACTTACTCCTGGCAGGGGGAATTAATGGATGAGCTGGATTTACCTTATGCCAGTGTTTATCGTGCATTACAATCTACTTTCGGGGTGGATAATGTGCTATACGAGCCAGGAACGGATATCCAGGAAGTGATAGACATCGAAGCGGCAGTAAAGGCAGCGGAATTGGCCGATACCATCGTGCTTTGTTTAGGTGAAAGCTCCTACACTGAGTTTTTTGGCAATATCGATGATCTCTCATTGGATAAGGTTCAGGTGGAATTAGCCAACGCTTTGGCTGCAACGGGCAAGCCTATGGTGCTCATCATGTTGGAGGGACGTCCAAGATTAATTAGTCAGTTGGTAGATAAAGTGGCTGCTGTTGTAGTGGGATTCTGCCCTGGCAATGAAGGTGGTCAAGCAGTAGCAGACCTTTTAATTGGAGCCTTTTCACCTAGTGGAAAACTGCCAATCACCTATCCGAAACACCCGAATGGATTGTCTAATTATGACTACAAATATGCTGAAAACCTAGATTTACAGGGCATGAAAGGCGGTTTTAATCCTCAATTCGAATTTGGTTTTGGATTGAGTTATACCACTTTTGCTTATGAAAACCTAAGATTGTCTCAATCTCAGGGAGGAACCTCAAAAGTATTGGAAGTACAGGTTGATGTGCTAAACACTGGTACTCGAATGGGCAAAGAGGTCGTTCAATTATACCTAAGCGATTTGTACGCTAGTATCACACCTTCTATCAAAAGACTAAAAGCGTTTCAAAAAGTGTCGTTGGCACCAGGAGAACGCCAAACCTTATCATTCACCCTATCACAAGCAGATTTATCCTTTGTAGGGGTGGATAACCAATGGATAATGGAAGCAGGCGCGTTTAAGGTTGAAATAGGAGGCCTTACAGCTAGGTTTGAGCTACAGCCTGCCAAGGTTTTGGTTTTAAATTAA
- a CDS encoding WD40 repeat domain-containing protein encodes MNKLSYSVLTLLLATILCNTTILHAQSCDYQQFMAEGKAAFDAGDYQIATNKFKAANVCCQREKVTNCEAEQWIIRSQETYVNALQAEKEKLELASKAYRYANDNPTHAFRIAEYAITKNPGNKAAREQYLNLLKTHPFPFYASIMTHEDYISSCAVSPGGDLIATAGWDNKVQLWDKTGQLLRSFGQEGQAHQEPVLSVAFSPDGKHLLSAGMDNQAILWNLNGEVLAYLRGHEGDITDAIFSPDGNLMASASWDGTIKWWNLQGEEVRTINAHENFISDIDFSSNGELASASWDKTVKIWSREGQLKHTLVGKDAYFTSVDFSPDGKSLLTTGWDSRVLRWDIATENITQEYSGHTGIVHQALFSPSSQYILSCGADNTVRLWNLQGNQIQAFNYHEGPIRAIAFSPDDQYFVTGGEDGKAASWYYHGYQDHLYRFEALKTIQDVCYNPVNQNMLFSSGTKAYLCGMDGKITKILEGHQYDIERTYISADGQYMLTGSLDVYLYDAKGDTVCVYKKHRALIHDLAMATNKKLVISGGRDDLFSLWNFKGEQIFAKMLVPGIDITRVAFSPMDDFVVAGTANGKVFVVDLEGNILQQMNSFEGWVMSIALSPDAKRIAVGNTFGDIKIWSPKGALLEVIPTTGSRVTSMAFSSDAKHLLIGRIDGEAELRNEDGRIIQQFVGHRASINKVLFMDDQNILTTSNDGTIRKWRTIQSLMADQKIYTLSPRDSFNYGFEGIDTTHFQQVLVDERETGDIANIERQIFDSEKNYFENGEVKNLQFAAFYYSKKAHLSRNLEEKILLQKRALAYHDAFGLTANEYQKAFLCSKLALWYMAQKDIIQAQKYMDQAFSYKMPEIKPFQSIRGVLALRKAILHIYLDDWDTAKPLILEHVYYVPPKGQDAFPQLYYLTSNQLLSDGASLQHQLMEDLAFLTAAGAGHPNFEKVEKLLQP; translated from the coding sequence ATGAACAAATTAAGCTACTCCGTTCTAACGCTATTACTAGCAACAATACTGTGTAATACCACTATTCTTCATGCCCAAAGTTGCGACTATCAGCAATTTATGGCAGAAGGCAAAGCAGCCTTTGATGCGGGTGATTACCAGATCGCCACAAATAAATTCAAAGCAGCTAATGTTTGCTGCCAGCGGGAAAAAGTCACCAATTGTGAAGCCGAGCAGTGGATCATCCGGTCCCAGGAAACCTATGTCAATGCTCTTCAGGCTGAAAAGGAAAAATTGGAACTCGCCTCCAAAGCTTATCGATATGCGAATGACAATCCTACTCATGCTTTTCGCATTGCTGAATATGCCATCACCAAGAATCCCGGTAATAAGGCTGCTCGGGAACAATACCTCAATTTACTCAAAACCCATCCTTTCCCTTTCTATGCCAGTATCATGACACATGAAGACTATATTTCCTCCTGTGCTGTCTCTCCAGGAGGAGATTTAATTGCCACCGCAGGTTGGGATAATAAGGTACAATTATGGGACAAAACGGGTCAGCTACTGCGTAGCTTTGGCCAGGAGGGACAAGCACATCAGGAGCCTGTATTGTCAGTAGCCTTCTCGCCTGACGGGAAGCACCTGCTATCTGCCGGAATGGATAATCAGGCTATTCTTTGGAATTTAAATGGTGAAGTATTGGCTTATTTGCGTGGGCATGAAGGAGATATTACTGATGCAATCTTTTCGCCAGATGGGAATCTCATGGCTAGTGCCAGTTGGGATGGGACGATCAAATGGTGGAACCTTCAAGGAGAAGAGGTGCGAACAATTAATGCCCATGAAAATTTTATTTCAGACATAGATTTTTCTAGCAATGGGGAACTGGCATCTGCTAGTTGGGATAAAACCGTCAAGATTTGGTCTCGAGAGGGACAGCTCAAACATACCTTAGTGGGAAAAGATGCGTATTTCACTTCGGTAGATTTCTCACCAGATGGGAAAAGCCTTTTGACTACTGGCTGGGATTCAAGGGTGCTTCGATGGGATATCGCTACAGAAAACATTACTCAGGAATACAGTGGTCATACAGGTATCGTTCATCAAGCCCTATTTTCCCCCAGCAGTCAATATATATTGAGTTGCGGAGCAGACAATACTGTGCGACTATGGAATCTTCAAGGCAACCAGATTCAAGCCTTCAACTATCACGAAGGTCCTATTCGCGCCATTGCTTTTTCACCAGACGATCAGTACTTCGTCACAGGTGGAGAAGATGGCAAAGCCGCCAGCTGGTATTACCATGGTTATCAGGATCACTTGTATCGTTTTGAAGCTTTAAAAACCATACAGGATGTCTGTTACAATCCTGTAAATCAAAACATGTTGTTTTCGTCAGGTACCAAGGCATATCTTTGTGGCATGGACGGAAAAATAACCAAGATCCTGGAAGGGCATCAGTACGATATCGAACGGACTTATATTTCCGCTGACGGGCAATATATGCTAACCGGATCATTAGATGTCTACTTGTATGATGCCAAGGGCGATACTGTTTGTGTCTACAAAAAACATCGAGCCCTCATTCATGACCTGGCTATGGCAACAAATAAAAAGCTGGTGATATCTGGAGGAAGAGATGACCTCTTCAGTTTATGGAATTTCAAGGGTGAACAAATCTTTGCAAAGATGTTAGTGCCGGGGATCGATATCACTAGAGTAGCCTTCTCCCCAATGGATGACTTTGTAGTTGCAGGGACAGCTAATGGAAAGGTCTTTGTTGTCGACCTAGAAGGAAATATTCTTCAGCAGATGAATTCCTTCGAAGGTTGGGTCATGTCGATTGCTCTCTCTCCAGATGCCAAAAGAATTGCGGTAGGTAATACATTTGGAGATATCAAAATTTGGTCTCCTAAGGGAGCATTGCTGGAGGTCATTCCCACCACGGGTAGCCGGGTCACCAGTATGGCTTTTTCATCCGATGCCAAGCACCTGCTCATTGGCAGGATTGATGGCGAGGCTGAGCTTAGAAACGAGGATGGACGTATCATTCAGCAATTTGTGGGGCATCGGGCGAGTATCAACAAAGTACTCTTTATGGATGATCAAAATATACTAACGACCAGCAATGATGGAACCATCCGAAAGTGGCGAACTATCCAAAGCTTGATGGCAGATCAAAAGATTTATACCCTGAGTCCCAGAGACTCTTTCAACTATGGCTTTGAAGGTATTGATACCACCCATTTTCAACAAGTGCTAGTGGACGAAAGAGAAACCGGGGACATAGCTAACATCGAACGCCAAATCTTCGACAGTGAAAAAAATTATTTCGAAAATGGAGAGGTTAAAAACCTCCAATTTGCTGCCTTCTATTACAGCAAGAAAGCACATTTATCTCGAAATTTAGAAGAAAAGATTTTGTTACAAAAAAGGGCTTTGGCCTATCACGATGCCTTTGGACTAACGGCAAACGAATATCAAAAAGCTTTCCTTTGTTCAAAACTAGCACTTTGGTACATGGCTCAGAAGGATATAATACAGGCACAAAAGTATATGGACCAGGCCTTTAGCTATAAGATGCCAGAAATTAAACCCTTTCAGAGTATTCGCGGAGTATTAGCCCTACGAAAAGCAATCCTGCATATTTACCTGGACGATTGGGACACCGCCAAGCCGTTGATTCTGGAGCATGTGTATTATGTCCCACCTAAAGGGCAGGACGCATTTCCGCAATTGTATTATCTGACCTCCAATCAGCTCCTCTCCGACGGAGCCTCCCTGCAACACCAGCTGATGGAAGATCTCGCGTTTCTGACCGCCGCTGGCGCTGGGCATCCCAACTTTGAGAAGGTGGAGAAATTGTTGCAGCCATGA
- a CDS encoding ATP-binding protein, with the protein MRSPFKFLDAYVLKDKEYFFGREEEVVSLYHMVTKNRLILVYGKSGTGKTSLAQCGLAGRFDKTDWYPLFVKRGENINRSITLVIEEAAQIGPLDHLADGIMEIYANQLRPVYLIIDQLEELFILGTEKERTTFIYNIKTILEAQLPCRVIFILREEYLAQLYEFEKVIPSLLDRRLRVEQMSITKLKEVITKSCTRFNISLEEPEKNTQQIIDRLNAGRVGIHLPYLQVYLDMLWQEDYQRTYGNGDDQVKGQLNGHTNSYPALTFDTKEIENFGAIEDVLQRFLHQQEKEIQSQLSKKNSKIPPEAVRTILDGFVTAEGTKRPIQFSGTAKEISIPEDFAQQWKPIGNQLLGIILKALEDRRLLRSEDRLYELAHDSLAAIIDQERTDEERQLAEIKRRLENSYHEYLISGAYLTPKQIDQYEDFIYKLPIAPEVISFFKESQAMAIKKKKQARRRRHFIYLGLFLFSVMMAIAAFISNNFRMQAEEERTNAQNTLQALQEAQEKEKQLRIESFIEKGRSQMALSEYLLASNQFELVLTFDSTHRLADSLRKVAIEKAAVKNEYEALLQSGQQALELGQLIVAMNQFNKAIALPLESDFLRDARIGIIETKSRMLPAFRKTVEAAVIFEKAGACDNALGDIKRAKELLRFLNRNDLQDELKKLTEVEKECPTSNSG; encoded by the coding sequence ATGAGGAGCCCATTTAAATTTCTTGACGCCTATGTCTTAAAGGACAAAGAATATTTCTTCGGACGGGAGGAAGAAGTAGTGAGTCTGTATCATATGGTAACCAAGAATCGCTTGATTCTGGTCTATGGGAAGTCAGGAACGGGAAAAACCAGCTTGGCGCAATGTGGATTGGCAGGGCGATTTGACAAGACCGATTGGTACCCTCTTTTCGTCAAGCGCGGTGAAAATATTAATCGATCCATTACCCTAGTCATTGAAGAAGCAGCTCAAATAGGCCCACTTGACCATTTGGCAGATGGTATCATGGAGATCTATGCTAACCAGCTCCGGCCAGTCTATCTGATCATTGATCAACTGGAAGAATTGTTCATCCTGGGAACTGAAAAGGAAAGGACCACTTTCATTTACAACATAAAAACCATTCTCGAAGCTCAACTCCCTTGTCGGGTCATATTTATCTTAAGAGAAGAATATCTGGCACAGTTATACGAATTTGAAAAGGTGATACCTTCATTGCTTGACCGAAGGTTGCGCGTAGAACAAATGAGTATCACCAAACTCAAAGAAGTGATCACCAAATCATGCACTAGGTTTAACATCAGCCTGGAAGAACCAGAGAAGAACACTCAACAGATCATCGATCGGTTGAATGCAGGTCGTGTAGGCATTCATCTACCTTATTTGCAGGTTTATCTGGATATGTTGTGGCAGGAAGACTATCAACGGACCTATGGCAATGGGGATGATCAAGTTAAAGGCCAGCTTAATGGTCATACTAACAGTTATCCTGCACTCACCTTTGATACCAAGGAGATTGAAAATTTTGGTGCCATTGAGGATGTGTTGCAAAGATTTCTTCATCAACAGGAGAAAGAAATCCAATCGCAGCTCTCAAAGAAAAATTCGAAGATACCTCCAGAAGCAGTTCGCACTATACTCGACGGTTTTGTCACGGCAGAAGGTACTAAGCGGCCGATTCAATTCTCTGGAACGGCAAAAGAGATCAGTATACCCGAAGATTTTGCTCAGCAATGGAAACCTATCGGCAACCAGCTTTTAGGAATAATTTTAAAAGCGTTGGAGGATAGGCGCTTGCTGCGTTCTGAAGACAGGCTCTATGAACTGGCACATGATAGCCTAGCAGCCATCATAGACCAGGAAAGGACGGATGAAGAAAGGCAATTGGCGGAGATCAAACGTCGATTGGAGAACAGCTATCACGAGTATCTTATTTCAGGAGCTTACCTGACTCCCAAACAAATCGATCAGTATGAAGACTTTATATACAAGTTGCCAATTGCACCCGAGGTAATCAGCTTCTTCAAAGAAAGTCAAGCAATGGCCATTAAGAAAAAGAAGCAGGCCAGGAGAAGAAGGCATTTCATTTATTTGGGACTTTTCCTTTTTAGTGTGATGATGGCCATTGCTGCCTTTATATCCAATAACTTTCGCATGCAGGCTGAAGAGGAACGCACTAATGCACAAAACACCTTGCAGGCCTTACAAGAAGCACAAGAAAAGGAAAAGCAACTGCGCATCGAAAGCTTCATAGAAAAAGGCCGTTCTCAGATGGCATTGAGCGAATATTTGCTGGCCAGTAACCAGTTTGAACTGGTGCTCACCTTTGATTCCACCCACAGACTTGCTGATTCCTTAAGAAAAGTAGCTATTGAAAAGGCAGCTGTGAAGAATGAATATGAAGCACTCTTACAATCAGGACAGCAAGCCTTGGAACTGGGCCAACTAATTGTGGCGATGAACCAGTTTAATAAAGCCATTGCCCTGCCCCTTGAATCGGATTTCCTGAGAGATGCTAGGATTGGTATTATAGAAACAAAATCGCGTATGCTCCCCGCTTTTCGCAAAACAGTAGAGGCCGCTGTCATTTTCGAGAAAGCAGGAGCTTGCGACAATGCACTAGGTGATATCAAGAGAGCAAAGGAACTATTGAGATTCCTCAATCGAAATGATCTTCAAGATGAACTAAAAAAATTGACAGAAGTAGAAAAAGAATGTCCGACAAGCAATTCTGGATAG
- a CDS encoding CHAT domain-containing protein, with translation MEVIFLTFANKQDAPLPTIQLEDDKVYKALSPRALQQHYLLHRDSFTSIAKVAEYLSLYRDHITIFHYSGHAERDALLFEDEDAKAEGIAHLLGQCKRLKLVILNGCSTKGQVDQLLANGVPIVIATSAPVADQSATRFSIRFYEALTQYSTIEEAFELAIGEVKTIKRPKEIYIDRGIGEKNPTTTPIWGLFYRQENKSLLSTKLQTKSSPPIVTNFTPNEILIEALWTSLTEYNEAIQTLATRKTISLARKRMAILNAFPAPVAEHLRKLMVPVEDENEGYNKVSTARLQQIVRAYQTIMELLAFTMLAQLWENLLVTGDIELPEERVAVIQNFLNLPYGKQKVYDYIGLIRQVREIIQLNKGQYFMEELQQLKKMFYEEGSFQNAMFFQEVLRAKLNVQSVSPDEVTELCIRAEESLAEILSRMGFITRYALVAIQDINVLKFRHNLKARFQHVAVVLRDLLGGLETTELELGKFMDNRSIVLLNEENMKYLNLSPFIIDANAFEKNTDISKIYFVSHYDKTADSYCFKYIYKPEDEESFIHVSAEKYPIVKIQFDALKQLLDKQPV, from the coding sequence ATGGAAGTAATCTTTCTAACCTTTGCCAATAAACAGGATGCACCACTACCCACCATTCAGTTAGAGGATGACAAGGTGTATAAAGCCCTTTCTCCTCGGGCCTTGCAACAGCATTATTTACTTCATCGAGATTCCTTTACAAGTATAGCTAAAGTTGCTGAATATCTAAGTTTATACCGGGATCATATTACGATCTTTCACTATAGTGGACATGCTGAGAGGGATGCCCTTTTGTTTGAAGACGAGGATGCCAAGGCGGAAGGTATTGCCCATTTGCTTGGCCAATGCAAACGATTAAAATTGGTTATCCTTAATGGGTGTTCGACCAAAGGACAGGTTGATCAGCTACTGGCTAATGGGGTACCTATTGTGATTGCCACTAGTGCTCCTGTAGCTGATCAGTCGGCTACGCGTTTTTCTATCCGCTTTTACGAAGCTCTGACACAATATTCTACCATAGAAGAAGCTTTTGAATTGGCTATAGGTGAGGTCAAGACAATAAAGCGACCGAAGGAAATATATATTGATAGAGGAATTGGGGAAAAAAACCCAACCACCACCCCTATTTGGGGACTCTTCTACCGCCAGGAGAATAAGTCCTTACTTAGTACCAAACTTCAAACCAAAAGTAGCCCGCCAATTGTAACTAATTTTACCCCTAATGAAATTCTTATTGAAGCACTTTGGACGTCTCTGACTGAGTATAATGAAGCTATACAGACCTTGGCAACTCGGAAGACTATAAGTCTGGCGCGAAAGCGGATGGCTATCCTGAATGCTTTCCCGGCACCAGTAGCAGAACATCTTCGCAAACTTATGGTTCCGGTAGAAGATGAGAATGAGGGATATAATAAGGTGAGTACCGCAAGACTACAGCAAATCGTTCGGGCCTACCAAACCATCATGGAACTCTTGGCTTTTACTATGCTGGCCCAGCTTTGGGAGAATCTGTTAGTCACGGGGGATATAGAACTTCCGGAGGAGCGTGTGGCAGTCATTCAAAACTTTCTCAATTTACCCTATGGGAAGCAAAAAGTATACGATTATATTGGTTTGATCCGGCAGGTTAGGGAAATCATTCAGCTCAACAAGGGGCAGTATTTTATGGAAGAACTGCAGCAATTGAAAAAGATGTTTTATGAAGAAGGGAGCTTCCAGAATGCCATGTTCTTTCAGGAAGTGCTGCGGGCTAAACTAAATGTACAATCTGTAAGCCCGGATGAAGTGACGGAACTGTGTATCAGAGCAGAAGAAAGCCTAGCTGAAATACTCTCTCGGATGGGATTCATTACCAGATATGCTTTGGTAGCTATTCAGGATATCAATGTGTTGAAATTCCGGCACAACCTCAAGGCCAGATTCCAGCATGTAGCGGTCGTTTTACGTGATTTATTAGGGGGCTTAGAGACGACCGAGTTGGAATTGGGAAAGTTCATGGACAATAGGTCTATCGTCTTGCTCAATGAAGAAAACATGAAGTATTTGAATCTTTCTCCCTTCATTATAGACGCTAACGCCTTTGAAAAGAACACAGATATTTCAAAAATATACTTTGTTTCACACTATGATAAGACAGCAGATAGTTATTGTTTTAAATATATTTATAAACCAGAGGATGAGGAGTCTTTCATTCATGTTTCTGCAGAAAAATACCCCATCGTAAAAATCCAATTTGATGCTTTAAAGCAGCTTTTAGATAAACAGCCCGTATGA